The genomic region GCGTTGAAGAATCCGACCACGCCTTCGGCCTGGGGCCACCAGCATTTGGTTTCGCTTTGAGGATGCTCGAGGTGGAACTCGTCGTAAACGCCGCCGTCTTTCGGATCGAGTCCCGTGTGATAGACGAGCTCCGCCATTTCGATGGCCCGTTTCTTGAATTCCTCTTCGAGATCATGGTGGCCAACGATTTCCGCTGCTTCCCAGAGCAGCCAGCTGCCCTCGATATCGTGACCAGGCGAGACGACTGGATCGATCAGGTTCCAGTCCATGTCGTAGAATAATCCGAATCGAGGTGTATCGGGAAGGATGATACGATCCGCGATCACGCGAAGCGTCTTGACGCAGCTCGACTTCACCTGGTCCGAGGGGGCGATCTTCTGCAAGTTCGCGAAGGCCTCGATAAGGTGAAGATGGTTGTTCATGGTCTTGGGCGCGTCGAGGTCCTCCTCGCCCAATCGCATTTTCTCTAGCGGAGTCCAGTCCGCTTCGAAGGTTTCGAGGTAGCCGCCAGATTTCGGTTCCCACGCCTTTTCTTCGATCAGGTGGAAAAGGGCCATGGCTCGCTCCAGGCTGTCCTGCTCCTTTGTCGCCTGGTAGTGCTCGGAAAACGCGTAGACGCAAAAGGCCTGGCCGTAGCATTGCTTCTTTCGCTCGTAGGGCTGGCCTTCAGCGTCGAGCGTCCAGAAGAATCCGCCGTTTTCCTTGTCCTCGAACTTGCTGACCAGCGTTCGTTTGGCGTGGTCGGCTAGCTCCCTGTATTCCGATTTTCCATACAAGTGGAAGGCTCGACTGTAGGTCCAGAGCAAGCGCGAAACCATGATGAGTCCTAGGGGAGCGCCGGCGATAGGCTGGTTGCGCTGATCGAGGCATGGGAGGAAGCTGTGCTCGGTCTGGAGGCGAAACCAGTAGGGCAGAATGTTTCCGAACAGCTCGTTTCGAAAGCTGCTCTTCAGGTTCTCGAGTGAGAGTGTGCTCATAGGGCGATGATGCAGGGAGAGGGTTTTTGAGAGCTCGGAAAGGCCGACCCTCCAAGGGATTCTCAGATCAGGGCTGCAGTATATAGGAAAAAATCTAATTTATTATGAGAAATAGAGTAAATTTCCTTTGCTCTGTTCACGAAAAGTCGTTTTGTCAGTGGCCGGAAAAATCGAGTAGACGTTTAAAATGATGATCGAACGGCCTAAAGTAGCTTTGGTTTTGCGCGCCTGGTTGGAGGAGAATCTCCATTTTCTTCACAGCCTGGCGAAGTTCAAACGCTACAACGCCCAGTGGCACGTATTTGTGGACGATCAGGCTCGCGGGGCGGAGGACCCGGACTGGCTGCTGGATCAGGGCTGGGATGGAATCATCTGCAAGGAGTCGTCCGACGAATTGTATCGCAAGGCCCGCGAGCGCGGCATCGCGTGCGTGGACCTGTCGGATGACGGGACGCTTCGCGAAGGCTGCCCGAAGATTCGACCCAACAATCCTTCCATTGGGCACTTGGGGGCGGAGCATTTCGTGGAGAAGGGCTTCAAGCATTACGCCTTCTGCGGATTTGGAAACGAGCGGTGGTCCAACGAGCGCCGCGATGGGTTCGTGGAGGCCTTGGAGCTCGCGGGCAAGGATTGCGAGCTCTTCGAGACGGACTATCCGGGCGTGAGCATGCCGGCTTGGGAGTTCGCGGAGGAGGGGGAGATGGCCCGTTGGCTGGACACCTTGCCGAAGCCGGTGGCCATCATGGCATGCAACGACTTGCGGGCGGTTCACTTGGTGAACGCCTGTCACCAGGCCGATTTGCGGGTGCCCGAGGAGGTGGCGATCCTGGGCTCCAACAACGATGTCGCCCGGTGCGAGCTTTGCGCCCCGTCGCTTTCCAGCATACCGGTAGACGTGTCGGAGTACGCTCGGACGGCAGGGGAGGCCCTGCAGCGCTTGATGCGCAATGAGGAGCTCGACCTGATCAAGCGCCAGACTCTGATCGACCCGCTTGATGTGGTGGTCCGTCGCTCGACCAGCATACTTGCGGTGGAGGATCAATCCGTGGCCCAGGCTCTCAATCTCATCCGTGAGAGCGCTTGCAAGGGCATCACGGTGGAGCAGGTCGCGAAGAGCGTGCACATTTCTCGCAGCCTGTTGGAGAAACGCTTTCGCCAGTACGTGGGCCGCTCGCCTCAGGTGGAAATCCGTCACGCCCAGGTCTATCGCATAAAGGAGCTGCTGGCCGAGACGGAGCATTCCTTGGCCCAGATCGCCGAGATGACCGGCTTCGAGCACCCCGAGTACATGTCGGTGGTCTTCAAGCGCTTGACGAGGATCACGCCCAGCGCCTACCGCAAGAAGCGCAAGGGGCTGTAGGCTTGCTCGGAAGGGAAACGGAAAAGGGCGAGCCGCGATTCGCAACCCGCCCGAGAATTGGCGCAGGGAGGTTTTAGGGCCGAGCCCGTCTAGCTGCGGGCTTTTTGGATGATTTCCCGGGCCTCCTTGGCATTGGCGGTGATGGTGGCCCAGTCCTGAGCCGCAATGACGTCGCGCTTGGCGAGCCAGGAGCCGCCGACGGCTGCCACGAGCGGAGAGCCCATGTAGGAGCCGAGGTTGTCGGCGTTCACTCCGCCCAGCGGGATGTAGCTCAGACCGAGGTGCTGGTAGGGGGCCGCGATGTTCTTCAAGTGGCCGAGCCCTCCGGTGGAGCCGGCGGGGAAGAACTTGAGCACGTTGCAGCCGAACTCCAGGGCGCCTTCGATGTCCGACGGGGTGCAGATGCCAGGGGCGAAGGGGAGGCCCGCTTCCTTGGCCGCTCCCACCACGCGTGGGTTGAAGCCAGGGGCGACGGCGAAGGCGGCTCCGGCGTCGTTGGCCTCTTTGACCTGTCCGGGAGTCAGCACGGTGCCGATGCCGGCGATCATTTCCGGAACTTCGGCCTTGATGGCTTTCAGGCTGTCGATGGCGGCGTCGGTGCGCAGGGTGAGCTCCATCACGTTGACCCCGCCAGCGAGCAGGGCCTTGGCCAATGGAACGGCGTTGGCCGCGTGGTCGATCACGAGAACGGCCACGATACCGGAATCGGAAACGGTGGTTTTGAGGGAATCAGGAATCATTTTTCGAAACGATGGGTGATGAAGAGTGAGTTTTGAATGCTTTGGAGGGGATACGTTCGCCAGCGAGGCGAAAATCGACTTCACTCTGCGACCCTCCACGTGTTGGGGCAAGGTTTTCGCGATGTGGAACGTGGGAAAGGCCGGGATGCTGGGTTTTCTTAGCAAGGTAGTGGAGAAAACTCGGACCGCTGGGAGATGGGAAGGTGGCTGTTGGGAGCAGGTCGTTAGCGTTCGCGCAGGGTGCCGCGGGTGACGCCGAGCTGATTGATCAGCTTGAGCTCACGCCAGAGGGCTTGGCCGGAAAGCTTGCCAGCCAGCAGGCGCTCGTAGCGGTCGAGGGTTTCGATCACTTCCTGCGGGCTTTCGTTGAGAAACTCCACGCGGAAGGCGCGAACGCCGAGGGCGAGCAGGTCTTGGGCGAACTCGGCCCCGGTTTGGGCTTTGGCGTTGAAGACGGTGTTGCGGCAGCCGGCGTCGGCTTTGAGCGGATGCAGCATGCCAGTGCGGTCTTTCAGGCTGACCTGATGGGTGTCGCAGGGACGGCCGCAGTCGCGGAAGTCCTTGCCGTCGGAGAGGAAGGCGCAGAAAACGCAGTGCTCCATGTGAAACATGGGCATGTGCTGGTGCAGGGTGATTTCGAACCACTGCGGCGGAGCGTTTTCGAGCAGAGCCGCGAGCTGGGTCGCGTTGAGATCGTAGGAAGCGGTGAGCCGTTGCAGCTGGTAGCGCTCGATCAGGTATTCAGCGGTGAGGTGGTTGGCGACATTCAGCGAAAAGTCGCCGCGTAGTGGAAAGTTGGATAAGGACTTCAGGTGCTCGTGGTTGCGGGCCAGGAAGCCGTCGGCTCCGCAGGTGGTGAGCTGC from Pelagicoccus sp. SDUM812003 harbors:
- a CDS encoding AGE family epimerase/isomerase, producing MSTLSLENLKSSFRNELFGNILPYWFRLQTEHSFLPCLDQRNQPIAGAPLGLIMVSRLLWTYSRAFHLYGKSEYRELADHAKRTLVSKFEDKENGGFFWTLDAEGQPYERKKQCYGQAFCVYAFSEHYQATKEQDSLERAMALFHLIEEKAWEPKSGGYLETFEADWTPLEKMRLGEEDLDAPKTMNNHLHLIEAFANLQKIAPSDQVKSSCVKTLRVIADRIILPDTPRFGLFYDMDWNLIDPVVSPGHDIEGSWLLWEAAEIVGHHDLEEEFKKRAIEMAELVYHTGLDPKDGGVYDEFHLEHPQSETKCWWPQAEGVVGFFNAYQLTGDKRFLNASVKIWEYIQSVFVDREFGEWIWGVKADGSRIAKEKAGPWKSAYHNGRACFEMLARLEQA
- a CDS encoding XylR family transcriptional regulator, which codes for MMIERPKVALVLRAWLEENLHFLHSLAKFKRYNAQWHVFVDDQARGAEDPDWLLDQGWDGIICKESSDELYRKARERGIACVDLSDDGTLREGCPKIRPNNPSIGHLGAEHFVEKGFKHYAFCGFGNERWSNERRDGFVEALELAGKDCELFETDYPGVSMPAWEFAEEGEMARWLDTLPKPVAIMACNDLRAVHLVNACHQADLRVPEEVAILGSNNDVARCELCAPSLSSIPVDVSEYARTAGEALQRLMRNEELDLIKRQTLIDPLDVVVRRSTSILAVEDQSVAQALNLIRESACKGITVEQVAKSVHISRSLLEKRFRQYVGRSPQVEIRHAQVYRIKELLAETEHSLAQIAEMTGFEHPEYMSVVFKRLTRITPSAYRKKRKGL
- the eda gene encoding bifunctional 4-hydroxy-2-oxoglutarate aldolase/2-dehydro-3-deoxy-phosphogluconate aldolase; the encoded protein is MIPDSLKTTVSDSGIVAVLVIDHAANAVPLAKALLAGGVNVMELTLRTDAAIDSLKAIKAEVPEMIAGIGTVLTPGQVKEANDAGAAFAVAPGFNPRVVGAAKEAGLPFAPGICTPSDIEGALEFGCNVLKFFPAGSTGGLGHLKNIAAPYQHLGLSYIPLGGVNADNLGSYMGSPLVAAVGGSWLAKRDVIAAQDWATITANAKEAREIIQKARS